Proteins encoded together in one Pseudomonas arsenicoxydans window:
- a CDS encoding acyl-CoA dehydrogenase family protein: MNFQLTQEQEMLVDAVRSFVAKELLPHEEAVDRADEVSPELAAQIRGKAIAAGFYAFNMPEEVGGGGLDYVSQALIERELSKVSWALHVFVARPSKILMACTGDQIKDYLLPCIQGEKIDCFALTEPGAGSDANAIKTRAVRDGDDFVLNGSKHFISHAGHADFAIVFAVTDTYEHNGKQRNAVTSFLVDRDTPGMTIRRGPKCVSNRGYHTFEMFFDDCRVPANKVLGEVGKGWDVANAWLTAGRVMVAANCVGQAQRALDVSLQWAADRKQFGQPIGTYQGISFKLADMVTQIRAAELLTLHTAWKMDQGSMTDGEAGMAKLFASEVLGKVADEAVQIFGGMGLMDECPVERIWRNARIERVWEGTSEIQRHIISRELLRPLLR, translated from the coding sequence ATGAATTTCCAACTGACCCAAGAACAAGAAATGTTGGTGGACGCGGTACGCAGCTTTGTCGCCAAGGAACTGCTGCCGCATGAGGAAGCGGTCGACCGCGCCGACGAAGTCTCCCCGGAGCTGGCTGCGCAGATTCGCGGCAAGGCCATCGCCGCCGGTTTCTATGCGTTCAACATGCCGGAAGAAGTGGGCGGTGGAGGTCTGGATTATGTGTCCCAGGCGCTGATCGAGCGTGAGCTGTCGAAGGTGTCATGGGCGCTGCATGTGTTCGTCGCGCGGCCATCGAAAATCCTCATGGCCTGCACCGGCGATCAGATCAAGGACTACCTGTTGCCGTGCATCCAGGGCGAGAAAATCGATTGCTTCGCGCTGACCGAGCCGGGCGCCGGTTCCGATGCCAACGCGATCAAGACCCGCGCCGTGCGCGACGGTGATGATTTCGTGCTCAATGGCAGCAAACACTTCATCAGCCACGCCGGGCACGCCGATTTCGCCATTGTTTTCGCCGTCACCGACACCTACGAACACAACGGCAAGCAGCGCAACGCCGTGACCTCATTCCTGGTCGATCGCGACACGCCAGGCATGACCATTCGCCGTGGTCCCAAGTGCGTGAGCAACCGTGGCTACCACACCTTTGAGATGTTCTTCGATGACTGCCGCGTACCGGCCAATAAAGTGCTGGGCGAAGTCGGCAAGGGCTGGGACGTGGCCAACGCCTGGCTCACCGCCGGGCGTGTAATGGTCGCCGCCAACTGTGTGGGCCAGGCGCAACGTGCGCTCGATGTGTCGCTGCAATGGGCGGCGGATCGCAAGCAGTTCGGCCAGCCGATCGGCACCTATCAGGGCATCTCGTTCAAGCTCGCCGACATGGTCACGCAGATCCGCGCCGCGGAACTGCTGACCCTGCACACCGCCTGGAAAATGGACCAGGGCAGCATGACCGATGGCGAGGCTGGCATGGCCAAGCTGTTCGCCAGTGAAGTGCTCGGCAAGGTCGCCGATGAGGCGGTGCAGATCTTTGGCGGCATGGGCCTGATGGATGAATGCCCGGTGGAACGCATCTGGCGTAACGCGCGGATCGAGCGGGTCTGGGAAGGCACGTCGGAGATCCAGCGTCACATCATTTCCCGCGAACTGCTGCGGCCGCTGTTGCGCTGA
- a CDS encoding enoyl-CoA hydratase/isomerase family protein has product MTTHSSLLSQVEAGVAWITLNRTAQRNALDIPTLKNLHALLDQFNTDPAVRVVVLTGSGRSFCAGADLAEWAEAEARGALETYGWTETAHALMSRLYSLEKPTIAAINGTAVGAGMDLTLCCDLRIAAQSARFKAGYTSMAYSPDAGASWHLPRLIGTEQAKRLLFLDELWGAERALAAGLVGEVCADEQLLEVTTELATRLASGPTFAFAQTKKLMREGAQRSLPEQLQAELAAGLLCGRSEDGAEALRASIEKRPAKFAGK; this is encoded by the coding sequence ATGACTACTCACTCCTCTCTGCTCAGCCAAGTCGAAGCCGGCGTGGCCTGGATCACCCTCAATCGCACCGCCCAGCGCAACGCGCTGGACATCCCGACCCTGAAAAACCTGCACGCCTTGCTCGACCAATTCAACACCGATCCCGCCGTTCGAGTCGTCGTACTGACCGGCAGCGGCCGCAGCTTCTGCGCCGGTGCCGACCTCGCCGAATGGGCCGAAGCCGAAGCCCGAGGCGCCCTCGAAACCTACGGCTGGACCGAAACCGCCCACGCCCTGATGAGCCGTTTGTACAGCCTGGAAAAACCCACCATCGCCGCCATCAACGGCACCGCCGTCGGCGCCGGCATGGACCTGACACTCTGCTGCGACCTGCGCATCGCCGCGCAGTCAGCCCGGTTCAAGGCCGGCTACACCAGCATGGCCTACTCGCCGGACGCCGGAGCCAGTTGGCACCTGCCACGCCTGATCGGCACCGAACAAGCCAAACGCCTGCTGTTTCTCGACGAGTTGTGGGGCGCCGAACGCGCCTTGGCGGCCGGCCTTGTCGGCGAAGTTTGTGCCGATGAGCAACTGCTCGAAGTGACGACTGAACTGGCCACGCGCCTGGCCAGCGGCCCGACATTCGCCTTCGCCCAGACCAAAAAACTCATGCGCGAAGGCGCCCAGCGCAGCCTGCCGGAGCAACTGCAAGCCGAGCTCGCAGCCGGTCTGCTCTGCGGTCGCAGCGAAGACGGTGCGGAAGCCTTGCGCGCCTCCATCGAAAAACGCCCGGCGAAATTTGCCGGCAAATAA